A DNA window from Bacteroides cellulosilyticus contains the following coding sequences:
- a CDS encoding glycoside hydrolase family 2 protein gives MFLFVQTAFTQVIKMSLNSSDGIAWQVKPQDDLQGVRGEQVSTSGFEIGDCVQGVVPGVVFTAYVEAGKEQDPNYADNIYKVDETFYNRPFWYRTEFELPESYSKGQRVWLCFDNTNRFATFYFNGAKISGNSTSTKDVSGHMLRSKFDVTDLLNVNGENVVAVLIADADQKKTRTAKDPYGIACSPSYLAGAGWDWMPYVPGRLAGITGNVYLAITGDVVMMDPWVRSDLPSLQKAELSITTKLENTSSFPKEVILSGIIRPGNIRFSKTIQLAADTIEHVCFSTNEFKQLIVDAPKLWWPNGYGEPNLYDCELICRINGNISDKQNITFGIRKYDYEMVDNSVGYPVMHFYINGRRIFLKGGNWGMSEYLLRRHGEEYETVIRLHKDLNYNMIRLWTGCVTDDEFYDYCDQYGIMVWDDFWLYVAYNNVVQPEAFKLNALDKVRRLRNHASIALWCGANETYPSPDLDDYLREMIAREDNNDRLYKSCSNKDGLSGSGWWANFPPKHHFETSASNLAFSKPAYPYGTDHGYGLRSEIGTATFPTFESIREFIPKEDWWPLPTDEQLKNDPNTVWNKHFFGKEAWNAKPIDYKKAVNEQFGESGSLEEFCEKAQLLNIEVVKGMYEAWNDKMWNDASGLLLWMSHPAYPSFVWQTYDYYYDPTGAYWGAKKACEHLHIQWNASNNSIKVINTTAKDLRRVCAKAVVYNLNGKEVTDCSQMQWLDVSAGNIAEAFVLDFAASHKLTSLHFIRLQLLDDKGHLLSENFYWRNGIDDLDYRGFNTMPETNLVCTLRNLSKSKGIMTLVLENRSQSVSFANRLRLVNRANGQRVLPIIMSDNYVTLIPGEKKEIRIEASPDLLKGGVDILQKQYGKTEKCVLSF, from the coding sequence ATTTTATAATCGTCCTTTTTGGTATCGGACAGAATTTGAACTTCCTGAAAGTTATTCCAAAGGGCAAAGGGTTTGGTTATGTTTTGATAATACAAATCGTTTTGCTACTTTTTATTTTAATGGAGCTAAAATTTCTGGAAACTCAACATCCACCAAAGATGTGAGTGGGCATATGCTGCGTTCTAAATTTGATGTGACGGATTTGTTAAATGTGAATGGTGAAAATGTAGTGGCTGTTTTAATAGCTGATGCTGACCAAAAGAAAACACGTACAGCTAAAGACCCTTATGGAATAGCTTGTAGTCCTAGCTATTTGGCAGGTGCGGGGTGGGACTGGATGCCGTACGTACCTGGACGTTTAGCTGGCATAACGGGGAATGTTTATTTGGCCATTACAGGCGATGTAGTGATGATGGATCCCTGGGTACGTTCTGATTTACCATCCTTGCAAAAAGCGGAATTATCGATTACAACAAAATTAGAAAATACATCCTCTTTTCCAAAAGAAGTTATCTTATCTGGAATAATTAGACCTGGTAATATACGTTTTTCAAAAACGATTCAATTGGCTGCTGATACAATAGAGCATGTCTGTTTCTCTACAAATGAATTTAAACAATTGATTGTAGATGCTCCTAAGTTGTGGTGGCCTAATGGTTATGGAGAACCTAATCTTTATGATTGTGAACTGATTTGTAGAATAAATGGAAATATTTCTGATAAACAGAACATAACTTTTGGTATTCGTAAATATGATTATGAGATGGTAGATAACTCTGTGGGTTATCCTGTTATGCATTTTTATATCAATGGACGACGGATTTTTCTGAAAGGAGGCAATTGGGGTATGAGCGAATACTTGCTTCGTCGTCATGGTGAGGAGTATGAAACGGTTATAAGATTGCACAAAGATTTGAATTATAATATGATTCGTCTGTGGACAGGTTGTGTGACGGATGATGAGTTTTATGATTATTGCGATCAATATGGTATTATGGTATGGGATGATTTTTGGTTATATGTAGCTTATAATAATGTGGTACAACCCGAAGCATTTAAATTAAATGCTCTTGATAAGGTGAGGCGCTTGCGTAACCATGCTTCTATTGCCTTGTGGTGTGGAGCCAATGAAACATACCCTAGTCCGGATTTAGATGACTATTTGCGTGAAATGATTGCACGAGAGGATAATAATGATCGTTTGTATAAATCTTGTTCTAATAAAGACGGTTTGTCCGGTAGTGGTTGGTGGGCGAATTTTCCTCCGAAACATCATTTTGAAACTTCTGCCAGTAATTTGGCATTCAGTAAGCCAGCTTATCCGTATGGAACAGATCATGGATATGGGTTGCGCTCAGAAATAGGAACAGCTACCTTTCCTACTTTTGAGAGTATACGTGAGTTTATTCCCAAAGAAGACTGGTGGCCGTTACCAACAGATGAGCAGTTAAAAAATGATCCCAATACAGTATGGAATAAGCATTTTTTCGGTAAAGAAGCCTGGAATGCAAAGCCTATAGATTACAAGAAAGCGGTGAACGAACAATTTGGAGAATCCGGTAGTTTGGAAGAATTTTGTGAAAAGGCTCAGTTGCTGAATATAGAAGTGGTAAAGGGTATGTATGAAGCATGGAATGATAAAATGTGGAATGATGCTTCTGGTTTGTTACTTTGGATGAGTCATCCCGCCTATCCATCTTTTGTATGGCAAACATATGATTACTATTATGATCCTACTGGTGCGTATTGGGGAGCAAAAAAGGCTTGTGAACATTTGCATATACAGTGGAATGCTTCCAATAATAGTATTAAAGTCATTAATACGACAGCTAAAGATTTGAGGCGTGTTTGCGCCAAAGCAGTTGTATATAATTTGAATGGAAAGGAAGTTACCGATTGCAGCCAGATGCAATGGCTGGATGTATCTGCTGGCAATATAGCAGAAGCTTTTGTTTTGGATTTTGCAGCTTCTCACAAATTAACTTCGCTTCATTTCATTCGTTTGCAATTGTTAGATGATAAAGGACATTTGTTGTCTGAGAATTTTTACTGGAGAAATGGAATAGATGATTTGGATTATAGGGGATTCAATACAATGCCAGAAACGAATTTGGTTTGTACATTGCGTAATCTGTCGAAGTCCAAAGGGATTATGACTCTTGTTTTGGAAAACCGTTCGCAAAGTGTGTCTTTTGCCAACCGTTTACGTTTGGTGAATAGGGCAAATGGGCAACGTGTACTTCCTATCATAATGTCTGATAATTATGTTACGCTCATACCGGGTGAGAAGAAAGAAATTCGAATAGAAGCATCGCCCGATTTATTGAAAGGTGGGGTAGATATATTGCAAAAACAATATGGTAAAACAGAAAAATGTGTATTAAGTTTTTAA
- a CDS encoding DNA-binding protein, with protein sequence MAIKYEVKKVVFGFDESKTEKFVAQTKVLGLVGFKKLCEEVQKVSMAPRGVVKMVIDGLIDTLNMDLDKGYSVQLGDFGCFRPGLNAKSQAGSEAVDANTVYRRKIIFTPGSYFKEMLSDATVERLTLGKGTVLKDAVVNPKPDGSGSGQGGLDENPLG encoded by the coding sequence ATGGCTATTAAGTATGAAGTAAAGAAGGTAGTATTTGGTTTCGATGAATCTAAAACTGAGAAATTCGTGGCACAGACAAAAGTGTTGGGTTTGGTAGGATTCAAGAAACTTTGCGAAGAAGTGCAGAAGGTGAGTATGGCACCACGTGGCGTGGTGAAGATGGTGATTGACGGGTTGATTGATACCCTGAATATGGATTTGGATAAAGGATATTCCGTGCAGTTGGGAGACTTCGGGTGTTTCCGTCCCGGATTAAATGCGAAAAGTCAGGCGGGCTCGGAAGCTGTAGATGCCAATACGGTGTATCGTCGTAAAATCATCTTCACTCCCGGAAGCTATTTTAAGGAGATGCTGAGTGATGCCACGGTGGAAAGATTGACGCTGGGTAAGGGTACTGTGCTCAAAGACGCAGTCGTTAATCCGAAACCGGACGGCAGTGGTTCCGGTCAAGGAGGCTTGGACGAGAATCCTTTGGGATAA
- a CDS encoding glycosyl hydrolase family 95 catalytic domain-containing protein has product MKALILFFLVSASSLIAVADTLADNYNHQLYYTAPATIWEETLPLGNGRLGMMPDGGIDKEHIVLNEISLWSGMEADYGNPDASRSLPAIQQLLFEGKNKEAQELMYNSFVPKKPESGGTYGNYQMLADLTLNFSIPVKKKFASDEVVPVTNYRRWLDLRDAVAYTTFTKGGIDYQREYYTSRDKDVMIIHLTASRRHSLFFTASLSRPQQGTVSLVPGSGKEAGTLLLEGALDSGKPGQDGMKYRVAMRVVSKGGKQFISAEDGIMLTQGTEAWLIISATTSYAAAGTDFPGSRYKEVCDSLLNAATPPGSQLSILNSPLTNASHRELYDRVSLTLPATEDDALPTNERIVRFAERESPALAALYYNYGRYLLISSTRPGSLPPNLQGLWANGVQTPWNGDYHTNINIQMNHWPLEQAGLSELYQPLTGLVERLVPSGKETARTFYGNHAQGWVLHMMTNLWNYTAPGEHPSWGATNTGGAWLCAHLWEHYQYTQDIEYLKKIYPILKGASEFFYSTMVREPKHGWLVTAPTSSPENAFFVGDDPTPVSVCMGPTMDVQLLTELYTNVIEAASILECDDDYAAKLREALGKFPPMQISKGGYLQEWLEDYKEQDVHHRHVSHLYGLHPGNLISPDATPELANACRATLNRRGDGGTGWSRAWKINFWARLGDGDRAWALFKSLLQPAVDPETKHHGSGTFPNLFCSHPPFQIDGNYGGAAGIGEMLMQSHEGFIHLLPALPKSWHAGNFRGMKARGGLSVDLEWKDGKAVKAILTATVSGNFHIKMPEGVKQAKTTLNGQGNTYTGKTISLKLAAGDSCALLFE; this is encoded by the coding sequence ATGAAAGCACTAATTTTGTTTTTTCTAGTTTCTGCTTCTTCATTAATCGCAGTGGCTGATACGTTGGCGGATAACTACAACCATCAGCTTTATTACACCGCTCCGGCTACCATTTGGGAAGAAACCCTGCCTTTGGGTAACGGTCGTTTGGGCATGATGCCCGACGGAGGTATTGATAAGGAACATATTGTACTGAATGAAATTTCACTTTGGAGCGGTATGGAGGCCGATTACGGTAATCCCGATGCATCCCGTAGTTTGCCTGCCATTCAACAACTTTTGTTTGAAGGTAAGAATAAAGAGGCACAAGAGTTGATGTACAACAGTTTTGTTCCTAAGAAACCCGAATCGGGTGGTACTTATGGCAATTATCAGATGTTGGCCGACCTTACCTTGAATTTCAGTATTCCTGTCAAAAAGAAATTTGCTTCCGATGAGGTGGTTCCGGTTACCAATTATCGCCGTTGGCTCGATTTGCGTGATGCTGTGGCTTATACTACTTTTACGAAAGGGGGCATTGATTATCAGCGTGAATATTACACTTCCCGTGATAAGGATGTCATGATTATACACCTGACGGCCAGTCGCCGCCATTCTCTCTTTTTCACAGCTTCTCTTTCCCGTCCGCAGCAAGGGACGGTGTCTTTGGTTCCCGGTAGCGGGAAAGAAGCGGGTACACTTTTGCTGGAAGGTGCTTTAGATAGTGGTAAACCCGGTCAGGACGGAATGAAATATCGTGTTGCCATGAGAGTGGTTTCCAAAGGAGGGAAGCAGTTTATTTCTGCCGAAGACGGCATAATGTTGACGCAGGGGACGGAAGCCTGGCTGATAATTTCCGCTACTACTTCCTATGCCGCTGCCGGTACAGACTTCCCCGGAAGTCGCTATAAAGAAGTTTGTGACAGCCTGCTGAATGCCGCCACGCCCCCCGGCTCTCAACTCTCCATTCTCAACTCTCCACTTACCAACGCTTCCCATCGCGAACTTTACGACCGCGTTTCTTTAACTCTTCCTGCTACGGAAGATGATGCGTTACCGACCAATGAGCGTATCGTCCGTTTTGCAGAACGGGAATCTCCTGCCTTGGCTGCACTGTATTATAACTATGGCCGTTATTTACTTATCAGCAGTACCCGTCCCGGCAGCCTGCCACCGAATTTGCAGGGATTGTGGGCGAATGGAGTGCAAACTCCCTGGAATGGTGACTATCACACCAATATCAATATCCAGATGAACCACTGGCCTCTTGAGCAGGCCGGCCTTTCGGAACTTTATCAGCCTTTGACGGGTCTTGTTGAACGTCTTGTTCCTTCAGGAAAGGAGACTGCCCGCACCTTTTATGGCAATCATGCCCAAGGCTGGGTGCTCCACATGATGACGAATCTCTGGAACTATACGGCTCCGGGCGAACACCCTTCTTGGGGCGCGACTAATACCGGTGGCGCCTGGTTGTGTGCGCATCTTTGGGAACATTATCAATATACCCAGGATATAGAATATCTGAAAAAGATATATCCCATACTGAAAGGTGCTTCTGAGTTTTTCTATTCTACGATGGTGCGCGAACCTAAGCATGGTTGGCTGGTGACGGCTCCTACGTCTTCTCCTGAGAACGCTTTCTTTGTAGGAGACGATCCGACACCCGTCAGTGTTTGTATGGGCCCGACGATGGATGTTCAATTGTTGACAGAACTCTATACGAATGTGATTGAAGCTGCCTCTATATTGGAGTGTGACGATGATTATGCTGCGAAATTGCGGGAGGCTCTGGGGAAGTTTCCGCCTATGCAGATCAGTAAGGGAGGCTATCTGCAAGAGTGGCTGGAAGATTATAAGGAACAGGATGTACATCATCGTCATGTTTCCCATCTTTATGGTTTGCACCCGGGTAATCTGATTTCTCCTGACGCTACGCCCGAACTTGCCAATGCTTGCCGTGCTACGCTGAACCGTCGTGGGGATGGTGGCACAGGTTGGAGCCGTGCCTGGAAGATAAACTTCTGGGCTCGCCTGGGTGATGGTGACCGTGCCTGGGCTCTTTTCAAGAGTCTTCTTCAACCGGCTGTCGATCCGGAGACTAAACATCATGGTAGTGGTACGTTCCCTAACTTGTTCTGTTCGCATCCTCCTTTCCAGATTGATGGTAATTATGGTGGTGCAGCGGGTATTGGTGAAATGCTGATGCAGAGCCATGAAGGGTTTATTCATCTGTTACCTGCTTTGCCGAAGAGTTGGCATGCCGGTAACTTCCGTGGGATGAAAGCCCGTGGCGGCCTTTCGGTAGATTTGGAGTGGAAAGACGGAAAAGCGGTGAAAGCTATACTTACGGCAACTGTATCGGGAAATTTTCACATAAAGATGCCGGAAGGCGTCAAACAGGCCAAAACGACACTGAACGGGCAGGGGAATACTTATACAGGTAAGACGATTTCTTTGAAGCTGGCTGCGGGGGACTCTTGTGCATTGCTGTTTGAATAA
- the bas-suc gene encoding 3-succinylated cholic acid synthase: protein MKNKLTLFFLALFLLASATASAQIRELERSTPEAEGVPSGAVIALMDSLMELPKTDIHSVMVLRHGKVIAEAYPAPFAPEYRHTVFSCSKTFVGAAVGLAISENRLRLTDRVASFFPNQLPDSISANLADMTVRNLLNMTSGVTPDWNMRNVRTDWIKGYLGKQVKVPGEHFDYDSMSSYILSAIVQKVTGMKVLDYLRMKLFEPMHITDISWEVSPEGINTGGWGVYIQSESLAKFGQLLLNRGVWKGKQLLPAWWVDQMMAKQSDTGSFGYGYGYQMWLCEYPGAIRMDGALGQYVLIIPDKDMVVVITECTLIDGATQRRLVWNRLLPAVTGDQPLIAGKDYKRLQKKQSSYQLPLVQGKASSSLVAEYADKSIMLEPNKFGWQSLELHFKQKEVIMTVTETNGTKYDLLFGYKQWKKASIEGYPPYSIEAKGRFNGIEGLFYVAGSYAWPSSSTLELKAHYVNWITALNLTLRFDGENVQLTVKENYSSEAKVVKGKVLFIFAPN from the coding sequence ATGAAGAACAAGCTTACTTTATTTTTTCTTGCGCTTTTCCTGTTGGCATCCGCAACAGCCAGTGCACAAATCCGTGAGTTGGAACGCTCCACGCCCGAAGCCGAAGGGGTACCTTCCGGAGCGGTCATTGCTTTGATGGACTCCCTAATGGAACTGCCTAAAACTGATATACACAGTGTAATGGTGCTACGTCATGGTAAAGTCATTGCCGAAGCCTATCCCGCACCTTTCGCACCGGAATATCGCCATACCGTATTTTCCTGTTCTAAAACCTTTGTCGGTGCTGCTGTCGGTCTTGCCATCTCCGAGAACCGCCTGCGGCTGACAGACCGTGTTGCTTCTTTTTTCCCTAACCAACTTCCGGATAGCATTTCAGCAAACCTTGCCGATATGACCGTCCGTAACTTACTGAACATGACTTCCGGCGTTACTCCGGACTGGAATATGCGTAATGTCCGTACCGACTGGATAAAAGGTTATTTGGGAAAACAGGTAAAAGTTCCCGGCGAACATTTCGATTATGACTCTATGAGTTCCTACATCCTTTCCGCCATTGTGCAGAAAGTAACCGGAATGAAGGTGTTGGATTATCTCCGAATGAAACTTTTTGAGCCGATGCACATCACTGATATATCCTGGGAGGTCAGCCCTGAGGGTATCAATACCGGGGGATGGGGCGTATATATACAGAGCGAGTCACTGGCGAAATTTGGTCAGTTGTTGCTGAATCGCGGTGTATGGAAAGGTAAACAACTGCTTCCTGCCTGGTGGGTAGACCAAATGATGGCGAAACAATCGGATACGGGTAGTTTTGGCTATGGTTATGGCTATCAGATGTGGCTTTGCGAATATCCGGGTGCCATCCGTATGGACGGAGCTTTGGGGCAATATGTGCTTATCATACCTGATAAGGATATGGTAGTGGTCATCACCGAATGTACCCTGATAGACGGAGCCACACAACGTCGTCTGGTATGGAACCGCCTGTTACCTGCTGTGACAGGTGACCAGCCACTGATAGCAGGGAAAGATTATAAGCGCTTGCAGAAAAAACAATCTTCTTACCAATTGCCGTTAGTACAGGGAAAAGCAAGTTCATCCCTTGTCGCGGAATATGCGGATAAAAGTATAATGCTTGAACCTAATAAGTTCGGCTGGCAGTCTCTGGAACTTCATTTTAAGCAGAAAGAAGTGATAATGACAGTGACGGAAACTAACGGAACAAAGTATGACCTCCTGTTCGGCTATAAACAATGGAAAAAGGCTTCTATAGAAGGTTATCCACCTTATTCTATTGAAGCCAAGGGACGTTTTAACGGAATAGAAGGTCTCTTTTATGTGGCGGGAAGTTATGCTTGGCCGTCTTCTTCCACATTGGAGCTGAAAGCTCATTACGTCAACTGGATTACAGCTCTCAATCTTACTCTCCGTTTTGACGGGGAGAATGTGCAGCTGACGGTAAAAGAAAACTATTCTTCCGAGGCGAAGGTGGTTAAAGGAAAGGTTTTATTTATCTTTGCACCCAATTAA
- a CDS encoding cob(I)yrinic acid a,c-diamide adenosyltransferase codes for MKIYTKTGDKGTTSLVGGTRVPKTHVRLEAYGTVDELNSNLGLLITYLPDEEDKILVRHIQDRLFAVGSNLATDLEKTDLKCASVIHPEEIERIEKEIDRLDNLLPPLHAFILPGGSRGASVCHVCRTVCRRAERRILALAEQCEVAPELLAYVNRLSDYLFVLSRKINQDEKKDEIFWDNSCK; via the coding sequence ATGAAAATATATACAAAAACCGGTGATAAAGGTACTACCTCGTTGGTAGGTGGCACCCGTGTACCGAAAACCCATGTCCGCCTAGAGGCGTATGGTACGGTAGATGAATTGAATTCCAATTTGGGTTTGCTCATTACCTATCTGCCCGATGAAGAAGACAAAATACTTGTCCGTCATATTCAGGACCGCCTCTTTGCAGTCGGTTCCAATCTGGCTACTGATCTTGAAAAGACGGATCTGAAGTGTGCCAGTGTTATTCATCCCGAAGAGATAGAACGCATTGAGAAGGAAATAGACCGTTTGGATAATCTGCTTCCCCCGTTGCATGCTTTTATATTGCCCGGTGGCAGTCGCGGTGCCTCTGTTTGTCACGTTTGCCGTACGGTTTGCCGCAGGGCTGAACGTCGCATCCTGGCTTTGGCGGAACAATGTGAGGTTGCTCCTGAATTACTCGCCTACGTGAACCGTTTGTCCGATTATTTGTTTGTCTTGTCACGGAAAATCAACCAGGATGAGAAAAAAGATGAAATATTTTGGGATAATAGTTGTAAGTGA
- a CDS encoding DUF2795 domain-containing protein encodes MYWTLELASKLEDAPWPATKDELIDYAIRSGAPLEVIENLQEMEDEGDIYESIEDIWPDYPSKEDFFFNEEEY; translated from the coding sequence ATGTATTGGACATTGGAATTAGCATCTAAACTGGAAGATGCTCCCTGGCCGGCAACCAAGGACGAATTGATTGATTATGCCATTCGTTCAGGCGCTCCGCTTGAAGTTATTGAAAATTTGCAGGAAATGGAAGATGAAGGCGATATTTATGAGAGCATCGAAGATATTTGGCCTGATTATCCAAGTAAAGAGGATTTCTTCTTTAACGAAGAGGAGTATTAG
- a CDS encoding helicase-related protein: protein MTETRKEAACRLPELKERHLPGNCREAVHTLLKETYGYEQFRDLEVYDDLFKGKNTLHISQGQLIESVIAEAERARNGEEEVDNILLTAPTGAGKSLLFQLPAIYLGNEYGLLTIVVSPLKALIVDQVEGLQELGYMRVAYASSDLSPEQKNEVYRQVREGEVDLFYLSPELLLSYDIKHFAGERRIGLIVVDEAHTVTTWGKEFRVDYWFLGRYLQGLKKNLGYAFPLFALTATAVWNPKGDNDMVFETIRSLQMEPCVLYAGTVKRRNIGFDIRQMEIEEGETYDKAKQRVVAERVEDFLDGHKTILYYPFAGGIDMRLKTWVKSSDWHLVASYYGKKDKEQKAAIVQEFKEGEKRMIVATKAFGMGVDISDIDRVYHVAPSSTFVDYIQEIGRAARDMDIHGVSATDYHERDFYYMKRLHMAGNIAQEQLSLILKKLMEVYRMKGGKQEMLVSLSDFEFVVKLPRMKNKLEYEAELGQLIKTALLWLEDDLSHRYGKKLLEVSPQNLLTEGYIQDKTGDAFIREFAAYLTKVPGTEDVYTARLEKLWEERFAELGYREFKQKLNGGTLWEGSRAVSVGKHEVLLKENAETIRQRMDALFNSLKTLLVDKLRKTKGRFDEEELRAVFAEHGMDVPSAKRFIGSLLESRTEEGRSVSYISSVKKKDSNELSFTVTKGFDLLLSRYQKLFSQRIVGRKGARLLFYTTPFSDLNMLLNLLSMLDCLSFSVEGGGTPCVLVTFDEPETLEQIASSDEYRNLILENNEKIFQEQIELFSFFFGTDGMDDTKRWNFIEDYFTGMGVEELKVKYATPS from the coding sequence ATGACTGAAACACGAAAAGAAGCGGCATGCCGGTTGCCGGAATTGAAAGAACGGCATTTGCCCGGAAATTGCCGGGAAGCGGTACACACACTTTTGAAAGAGACTTACGGGTACGAACAGTTTCGTGACCTGGAGGTGTACGATGATTTGTTCAAGGGGAAGAACACGCTCCATATCTCGCAGGGGCAATTGATAGAAAGTGTCATTGCCGAAGCGGAGAGGGCGCGCAATGGAGAAGAAGAGGTTGACAACATTTTGCTGACGGCACCCACCGGAGCGGGAAAATCCCTGTTGTTCCAGTTGCCTGCTATCTATCTGGGCAATGAATATGGGCTGCTTACCATTGTCGTATCTCCCTTGAAAGCACTGATTGTAGACCAGGTGGAGGGTTTGCAGGAACTGGGATACATGCGCGTGGCGTATGCTTCTTCCGACTTATCGCCTGAACAGAAGAATGAAGTGTACCGGCAAGTACGCGAAGGTGAGGTGGATTTATTCTATCTTTCGCCGGAGTTGTTGCTCTCGTATGACATCAAGCACTTTGCAGGCGAACGTCGCATCGGGCTGATTGTAGTGGATGAGGCTCATACGGTGACTACCTGGGGTAAGGAGTTCCGCGTGGATTACTGGTTCCTCGGTCGTTATCTGCAGGGTTTGAAGAAAAACCTTGGCTATGCGTTTCCGCTCTTTGCACTGACGGCTACGGCGGTCTGGAATCCGAAAGGGGACAATGACATGGTGTTCGAAACCATTCGTTCGCTGCAAATGGAACCCTGTGTGCTCTATGCAGGTACGGTGAAGCGCAGGAATATCGGTTTCGATATTCGCCAGATGGAAATAGAGGAAGGTGAGACGTATGATAAAGCCAAGCAGCGTGTAGTGGCTGAACGGGTGGAGGATTTCCTCGACGGACACAAAACCATTCTTTATTACCCCTTTGCAGGCGGCATCGACATGCGCCTGAAGACGTGGGTGAAATCGTCAGACTGGCATTTGGTGGCTTCCTACTACGGCAAAAAGGACAAGGAACAGAAGGCGGCGATTGTACAGGAATTTAAAGAAGGCGAAAAGCGGATGATTGTAGCTACAAAAGCCTTCGGTATGGGTGTGGATATCAGTGACATCGACCGGGTATATCATGTGGCACCATCCAGTACGTTTGTCGATTATATACAGGAGATCGGACGTGCAGCCCGAGATATGGATATTCATGGTGTTTCGGCAACGGACTATCATGAACGGGATTTTTATTATATGAAACGCCTCCACATGGCAGGCAATATCGCACAGGAACAGTTGTCGTTGATATTGAAGAAACTGATGGAAGTGTACCGGATGAAAGGCGGAAAGCAGGAAATGCTGGTGTCTTTGTCTGACTTCGAATTCGTGGTGAAACTGCCGCGAATGAAGAATAAACTGGAGTATGAGGCGGAACTGGGACAATTGATTAAGACGGCTTTGTTGTGGCTGGAGGATGATTTAAGTCATCGCTACGGCAAGAAACTGTTGGAAGTTAGTCCGCAAAACTTGTTGACGGAAGGATATATACAGGATAAGACGGGCGATGCTTTTATTCGTGAATTTGCGGCTTATCTTACGAAAGTGCCCGGCACGGAAGATGTGTACACGGCACGTCTGGAAAAACTCTGGGAAGAGCGCTTCGCTGAGTTAGGGTATAGAGAATTTAAACAGAAGCTGAATGGTGGTACGTTGTGGGAAGGTTCACGTGCGGTGTCTGTAGGCAAGCATGAAGTGTTGTTGAAAGAAAATGCGGAGACGATTCGCCAGCGGATGGATGCGTTGTTCAATAGCTTGAAGACGCTGCTGGTTGATAAACTGCGGAAAACGAAAGGCCGCTTTGACGAAGAAGAGTTACGGGCGGTATTTGCTGAACATGGCATGGATGTGCCATCGGCAAAACGCTTCATAGGCTCATTGTTGGAGTCGCGCACGGAAGAGGGACGCAGCGTGAGTTATATCAGCAGTGTGAAGAAGAAAGATTCTAACGAACTCTCTTTCACGGTGACGAAAGGATTTGATTTATTGTTGTCCCGTTATCAGAAGCTGTTCAGTCAGCGCATTGTGGGGAGGAAGGGTGCACGCTTACTATTCTACACAACGCCGTTCTCCGACCTGAATATGCTGCTCAACTTACTTTCTATGCTCGATTGTCTTTCGTTCAGTGTAGAAGGTGGAGGTACGCCTTGTGTATTGGTTACTTTTGATGAGCCCGAAACGTTGGAGCAGATTGCGTCTTCTGATGAATACCGTAACCTGATTCTTGAGAATAATGAGAAGATATTTCAGGAACAAATAGAGCTGTTCTCCTTCTTCTTCGGAACGGATGGCATGGATGATACGAAACGCTGGAATTTTATTGAAGATTATTTCACCGGAATGGGAGTAGAGGAGTTGAAAGTGAAATACGCTACTCCATCATAA
- a CDS encoding DUF3037 domain-containing protein yields the protein MQGKHLYEYAVIRLVPKVEREEFFNVGVILFSKKANFIKSVCQVNEEKLKLYVSEVDRELVFAHLDVFNKICSGAKDGGPIAQLDVPERFRWLTAVRSSCIQTSRPHAGFSDDLDRTLERLFKELVL from the coding sequence ATGCAAGGAAAGCACTTATATGAATACGCAGTTATCCGCCTCGTTCCCAAAGTAGAACGTGAAGAATTCTTCAATGTAGGCGTAATCCTTTTCTCGAAAAAGGCGAACTTCATCAAATCCGTTTGCCAGGTGAACGAGGAAAAGTTGAAGCTATATGTGTCCGAAGTAGACCGGGAACTGGTATTTGCACACTTGGATGTGTTTAATAAAATATGTTCAGGCGCCAAAGACGGCGGTCCCATTGCCCAACTCGATGTTCCGGAACGTTTCCGGTGGCTGACTGCCGTGCGGAGTTCCTGTATCCAAACGTCCCGCCCACATGCCGGTTTCTCCGACGATCTGGACAGGACGTTAGAAAGATTATTCAAAGAATTGGTTTTATGA